AAACGACATGTCGGTTTTCCTGTGCGGAACCGCTGGCCCAATATATTTGCTATAATATCCAGTAACAAGCACATTAGATGCCTCACGAAGTTCTTGCTTGTTGTTCATCTATTACGAGCAGCAGACATAGCCAGACGCAGACGACGACTTCATGTATAGGGCACACTTGTGCAATTTTACAATATCGCGCGAACGTCAACCGGACTGGAAATCAGGGCCGTATGACGAAGTGTATCAACGAAACAATCGAGAAcgcgcgcgtgcatgcgtgaAGCATAGCCCAGAGCACGTGTCCTCGGCAAGGCTTTACTGCTAGAAATATGCTTCGCATATCACCTTTTACTACTTAGTTTTCCTGTCCTTTCGTTTTTGTTGTGAAGCCTTGCATAGATAATTGCTTAAAGCCACGCCTTGTTGTGAAGTTCTTGAACACAGACGAAGTCGGGGCAGGCATATTGACGTTACTTTTATCATTTATTTCTTGCCCTCTcagtagaaagaaagaaggaagggcaGTTTAGGACCAAAGTGGGTCGCCTGGTCTGGTCTGGGTGCTGCCATTATGCACAAGCAGTGCAAGTTGCTGTATTATCGGTGGAAGACTCGCTGGTGCAGTACGCCTAGCATTTAAGATATCATAGCTCCGCAATAATCAAAGTGGGAACTCCCCCTCAATCCCATGCGGAAACACAGCAGGCTAAATTTAAAAGAATATGTACTTTAAGGTCATCATTGGCGGGGATGGTTTATTTATCAGAAAAAAGAAGAATCGTTGAATTATGCAGTACTTTCCTTGACATTTGGACATATTTCATGTTCCCTTACTGTGCTATCTCCGTCTCAGTAAGTGGTTACATTACGGCTACCTAGTAGTTTTGCTTTTATGGCCTTTGAAACGCTTGGTGGCGGTAAAAGTATTAAAAACTAAAAAACTCATTTCTGGTGTTTTATGTaacaaaactacgatctgattattaaTTAGGCTGTATTGTGGAAGCACGGATTAATTTCTACCGCTTTGCTTCCTGCCTGGGTACCCACGCTACATTGCCTCGCTAAACTTACACATCCTCCGTTTCATTTAGTGCGCATTCTTTTAGGTGAACGTCTTCGTGGTAACTATCTTGCTATATTCCATAAGGGGGAGTGAGTAACCAGGTAACCAATCTGAAAGTCTGCCTTCACGTCTGACAGGAGTGAAATATGCtgcctaacttttttttttacactgaccATGTCCAAACTCACTCTTGCAACTATTACTTATGCTTATGCCAACTCCGCCAACTAAATCCTCCTAACTGCTGATGCAGTGGCAGTTTCAGGCGTCAGTGCGAGCACTCCACAAAAAAATAGTGTGTACAAGCTTAATTGTTCCACGGGTAGTATTCCCTGTCGTCTTCAAGTTGCTTTGCAATGAAGGTTTTCTTAACAAGAACTTAGGGGGCGCCATATTCTAAAATGGCTGTTGATTGATTCCGGCTTGCCAGTGCGGCTTGTGCTGGGCCTTTCATGGTCTATGCTGCTGCTGTACCACAGGTGCAAGTAACTAGTGCTTACATTGCCAGTGGCACAATTACAGTACTAAAGTACAGCAAAGGTGTTCATTCGCCGCTGTGCAAGTAAAATGGTGTTATGCCGGAGGCTCGTTTTTTGAAACCAAGTCCTAGCAGTGTCTTTTAATGAGAAATAGTCATGACGCAGCTCGTCGCACTTTAATATGTTATATGTGGCGATTTATGCTTCGGTTTGCAGTCAGCTTTCCGGATCTTAAACGATGATCTGTGGAAGAACGGTGGCTCCATTGGCTGTTGCAGCGTGATCGTTGGTGGCGACTCAAGGATTGTCATTGGGACTGAAGATTGGGCCATGATGTTCCTGGTATTCTCGGCCACATGGGCGTACGCATGCGGAAGTTGTATGTTGTGGCAAGCTCAGTAGCCGAGGACAATGTGTACGTTGTTTTCATGGCTTTCTCGGTGTATCCGGTCACAATAAGCACCTCTACAACATGCCACGTTTTAGTGACACGGAACAATGCACTAGCAAGAAACTTCAGTCACGCAACTAACCCTTATCGGGGAACGGGAAGGCACAAAACGAGTTACTTTCGGGCAGGAAGATAGTAACGAGCGTAGACCTCAATCGCCGAATCAGTGATTGGCGTTGAACGTTTGTCGGATATTCATGCATCATTCGTTGAAGATTGTAGCGTAATCATTGGTGCTTGCAAGCCTTCACGAACGCACATTTGTATTGGTATTGAGCATGCAGTTGGGTTATGAAAGGTTCGACCAcagcaaagaaagaaatgatTGGCGAGACAGATCTAGAAGGTTctgatacacgcaggcgcgtaaTGCACTGAGCGGTAACCTAACATATGTTAGCCGGAAAGATGCGTTCACAAGAAAAATATAGCAAGTAAGCGTGTAAACATATATGAAATCTTACTTGTCATGTCAAGCATTTATTGTCATTTTTGTACAGAAATTCTGTCCCATCAGGCTAAAAAGATTATAGAGCTGCTACTAGAGAGCAGTCCGAGTCAAAACATATGACTAACGAGCGGATAAAAAGCGGTCCATTAAACATCAGAAGTCCTGCcacaataaaacaacaaaattttCCTTAGGGGAGACCATGTCATATAATGAATTTCCAAATGATCTGAGTCTAGTACTGCCTCACTATCGTCATCGGCCTATTTTATGGCATAGAAAAAACATTTTCGGTATGAATACAGGCGCCAAAGAACGGTCAATGCATTGAACAAACTTTCTCAACCAGATACTTTTCATACGCGTACGATGTAGTTCAGCATTGTCGCAATTGCATCTGCAAGTGCTTTCTCTCGAAGGCAATTTTGCCTCTGGACCTCGATTAATGGCAGAAATTACTTTTTAGTTCACAAGAATACAGTACCTCCTTTCTCAAATGCTTGCTAAAGAGAGATATTCCATTCTGTTTACGCTGCAATATTATTACGAATACGTTTCATAAAATCTTCTTCGCTGGTACACTGTCAAAAGATCTGCACAAGAAGTTTCTCAATCCAAATGGGGGTCACTGATCTTTTGTAGAGATTTCAGCATCTAATTACACAAAATACTATCTTGCAGCCAATTAGGGTTTGTCTGAAAGTCAGTTTGATAAAGCAACATTCACCAACAAGATCGTTCATGAGACAGTGAGTGCTGGCCAGGACCTGCAGTATCTTTCGACATCGAAGCACCCCAAATACTTCTGGCGACGAGGTCTTGTCGCACAATTTCGAAAAACCTGACGGCATCGTTCACATCCTGCGTTCCTTCTGGCACACATGCCTATCGCGTGTTTCTTGGTCTGCAAATCGACATCCGCAGTGCGTACACTCATACGGTGTTTCATCCGCGTGCTTTTTTCGGTGGTGACGAAGAAGATCCGAATTTCTCATAAAGAATCGATCACAGATATCGCAAATGAAAGCGCTGTTTCCACATTGTGTGCCTACATGTCTCTTGAGGTTATAATTGTTTTCAAATGATTTAGCACATTTTTGGCATGTATGGCGGTTCGCCCCTGCGTGAGTGCGCTCATGTTTACGGAGATCGGACGAACACTTGTACGTTCTTCCGCATGTTATGCAAAGGTAGGGTTTCTCATCTGTATGCGTGCGCCTGTGGTTTCTTAGATGACCGGCCTGCCGGAACATTTTTTCACATATTTCGCATTTGTAGCGTCTCTCGTCTGTGTGCGTAAGCTGATGTTTAGCTAGATCACTGGCCCATCGGAACTGTTTGCCACAGGCTTCGCATTTGTGTTTTTTGCCAGTGAGGTTGTGGAAATGTTCGACAGACTTAGACATCTTCACTGGCGATTGATCACAGGCATTGCAAATCTGGGCTGTGTCATTCGTTGGTTCCTTTGCATGCCCGTGTAAGGCGTCCGCTCTGCTCGAAACGTTGCCACAGGCACCACACAACTCTCGCTGTTCCGTTCCTCCGGTCCAAGGAGCATTCCTGCAAGGACACGGACAAAGGAGCTCAAAACCGCCTACTTTTGTTACGAAAGGAGAAAAACAAATCTTAATTGAGAGGTTGACAAACAAAATCTTGCGTTAATGATAAGGCGTCATTCTGAACCTTAGCGCTAACTTGAAGCATTTAATCTTGGCGCTCGATTGTGGCTCAAGTTTGCATAAATTGAACACTGCTGCCTTTGACGGTCTGTGTGGCTAAACTTGAAAATAAGAAGACCCGTACCTATCTTACATAGGCTATACGTGATGTAGTATGTAAAGGGTGGTTTTGGTATTTCTTCCGACTCGAACGGAGAAGAAATGCCTGGTAAGGGTGGTTAAATAAAGAATTAGCAGATCTAAACGCGATGATATTTTTCTCTCACTGCACTAGAGCCCCTTTGTCGGTATAAAGCATTGCAATTAGCGATTCGAGGCTCCACCATAGGAAATGATGCAAAGGCGAACAATTCGCTTCAATTCTGACAAGTGTATGTGGAAATAAATGAAGTCCTCCACATCGAATGCAATGAACAACTTCCGGGTTCAAGATTGCCTGCAATGTTTGTATGAAGTCATTCAATATTTGACTCGCGTTAGAATTGCACACCGTTCCTACCGAAGGCATCGTGAGAACGACACGCACGTAATCATTTCCCCCATACGTAGCAAGCACAGATACATCAAATGCTTCAGTGTTTTCCTTTCCAATGGATGTGATATGCTACCGAAGAAGTtagtattttcttttgtttttctgggTAAGATAATGAACACTGCAAGCGTTGTGCTAAGGCAGTGTTGGTACGACCTCTTTTCTACCAGTTAGTGAAGAAAAATACAACGGGCAGAAGAGCAGAGACAGTGCGTATGGTGCATGTCTTTTGTGTAGCCTGTTACTGATTTAAATCTCTACGTTAAACACTAGATGAACATTGGTCGCTATCCTTGTGTTATAGGCTTTTTACTTGTATTCTTTCGTTTATTCTTGTAGCGGTTGCTTACATGACTCATGCAATGTTATGGTTTGGTCCCAGTCGTGTGGTGTTACATTTTGCGTCGTTTGGAATCATGCAAGCTTGGCCGTCATCAAGACCGGAATATTTAATAAAGAAATTAGGACTATCAAACAATCAAATTTCGTTTGATAGAGCCAATTAAATCCAGGCAAATTATTCATCAATTATTCAGGCTTGCAAGGGGGAAACTTAGGAAATCACTAAATATCCATTTCAACACTGATGGCAATTTGCTTCACCGTAACATAGATAACATGTACATTCTTTTATTTCTTTGGCTTTGGTGGCACATACTTGCATTTGTTCATTAAAATAATGAACATTTCTAGCTATTACTTCTACCTTCTATATGTGATACGTTTGTATATGAACAATAGGAACTGTAGAGCGATATTATGTGGTAACATAATTGAAAATGTGCCCTTGAGAGTAAGCGCGCCGTcccattgcttcttttttctgtgtgtgcTTCTGGCGCTGTTTCGGAATTAGGTTTGTGTATTCGCATTTATTCAGCTACTTTGGTGACGCGACACAGCCAAATGTTTGTAGCGATTCAACCCACATGATGTTACCTTGTAAGTATTTCTTTACTGGAAAACATGGGGTAGGCGGGAGTAGACAAGTCCACACGTCGAAATgtaggctcctgctttcaccttcttctcgttttgctcattaaCTCTACGGGTTTATGTGGTATCTATGTCGCAATATGTACTTAAGTAAAGGAGGTAAATAAACCACACAAGATAACTCGGTGAAATTTaagaaatatttatttcataaaGAATAGCAAAATTTAACCTGAAGAAATATGTAAATCAACATTTACACAGAATTCTTCTCACGATCAACGTCAACCTTAGTGCGACCTAAAGCACTGCTTACTTGCCTGGCGTTGAGCAGCAAATACAAGGGTAAACTTTATTTACCGTACAAAAACGTTCCCCGACGATTCTGTTTCTTCCTGATGCCTAATTTGAGGCCAGCCCTATACGTgttctcatttcgcgatatattggctggtgcggatgtgcggcacgttgcaagcggagccaagtggggcgcgactgcctcgctaaatgggagatcgcgagaggcagcgtgtgggtgacgcgAGGACGCGATTCACAGTAGCCGCCGCAGTCGTCACTTCAGTGTCGcaatcccattgtcgtcatgaaGTCGCACCACCCTCGTTGATGTAACGACGTCATTTTTTTGTTCGTTATTAGGCCGCAGTTATACTGTCGCCATCGTGTGGAGATTGTGCCGTCGTTGTCAAGCCATCGCTGTCATTGCGTTGTCGTCACACAGACGctgtcatgcattcgttgtcatacgtTATAGTCATCGTGCCACCGTGGCGCTGCGATCATCGTCATTGTCGCTTTTTCATGCGGTTGTCTTACCATCGTTATGTCGTCCTTGTTATACCATGATCATGACTTAAGAATGCACCTGTCATTGTCGTCATGTCGTCGCCCCCCCCATTGTACGACTTTACCTTTACATCAATATCATTCCTGAAAATTAAAATTAAGTTAGGGGGTtctacttgccaaaaccacgatctgattatgaggtacgccgtagtgggggactcctgaaattttgaccacctggggttctttaacgtgcacttgaatctgactacacgggtgtttttgcaattcgccccatcgaaatggggctgccgtggccgggattcgatcccacaacctcgtacTATCATTCCTTCTTATTCCATCATCATTGCATTAGCGTCATGCAGTCATCATGCCTCCAGGCTCATAGGTTACTTTAGTAAGCGAGCGTCATAAAGCGGGACAACATTTGAGCCTGTAGGATGTAGTGGAAATCATCGAAAGGCTACGAATTATCGCTGCACTCTGAAATGAACGTCACTGCAGCAATATGGCCTGTCACTGCATTGCTCGATTGCGttagacacccgccgtggttgttcagtgtctatggcgttaggctgcagaccacaaggtcgcgggatcaaatcccggccatggcggccgcatttagatggggccgaaatgcgaaaacacccacgtccttagatttaggtgcacgttgaagaacccttGATgatcgaaatttcaggagtcctccactatgtcgtgcctcataatcagccaaTGGTTTCGGCACgaagaaccccataatttaatttaattatgtcTTTAGACGGACGCCTTTCTGTTTACTATCTTTGGAAACGAATATGGCGTAGTACGTACGCATTTGACAAACTTGCAAGAGCGCTGAGCACGAGAAGCATGTTAGCACCACATGCACCATGCCGCGTGTTTTGAATAACGGTTGATTTTGTGCGCGTTTCACATATCAGAGCTCTCTTCTATAACGAAAGTGCCACAGTGGAGGCATAGTTGTACCACGGGGAGCATTACGCACCGTCTGTGATTTGCTTTGTGCAAAGACATTTTTCCAAACGTGGGCTCACCTAGCGATGTTTTCCGGAACGGCCGATGCTTCCTCCATTCCAGCGCGGCTAGTACTGGGCTGTGCGGGATAGACGCTGCTGCTGGACGCCATAAATGGGGAACTGGTGATTCCGCTTTCACTGACATGTGTATGGCCTAAGGGAATAACAGGGGTGTTAGTTCGTCACTGTGCAAGGGACATTGAATGAGCGTGAACATCTCGTGCTGAAATAAACAACATGGAGATTTTGTTAAGGTTTAGTTATAGCGTAACCAGACTTAAGTGCTTCCGTATGCGGTGCTCTTTCTGGAAATATGCCTTCAATACATATGACGAAAGGGACGCGCGTGACGGAATTTATCGCCATGCTTCTATTAGGATTTTCACAGCAATTTACATGAATGATCAATCATGGATCCATGCCATGAGGAATCTATCttataaataattaaaattaCGAGCTACATGGCTCCCACAGAGTAATAGAGAACCGACAGTTGCCTCTGAGGGAAGACTCAGTTTGAAGACTTGAGAAGAAAAGGACGCAGTCAGTTGAAGTTAAGCATATGTGACAAAATGCGTTCTTGTCCGTTTGCTTCACGTGTTAAGCAAATTAAGCTGAGTTACAGGCTATGAACAAGGCGCAATTGCAGACATAAGTCTCAGAAAGAAAACGTAAATGAAGGGACGTGCATCTACAGTTGTAAACCGCAAATCATTCGAACATGCGACTTCTTTACCGTGGCAGCAAAAAAAGTGGTCGAAGGTTTACTCTTTAAAAGCAGTTTTAGAACTTAAGTATACTTATAACTTTCGCTTCAGCTAACGAAGCAAGACATCACCAAGGTGACAGCCGCAAGATCATGAGCGGCACGTGTGAACGGTTCGGGAGTCTTTTTAGGTTAGGTGTTAGACCAACTCTCGTATAGCGGGCGCATAGGTCGGCCGTGACAGTCACGCATCATGAGATGGCAATTCAGGAATCGCCCGACGTTTATGCGCAAGCGCGAGCAAAAGCGGATGCGAGAGGGAAGATATGTAGGCTTTCTGACTTTGCCAAGGTAGTGCGAAGGAGTAATTTCTTCGCTCGTGTTGGTATGCGTTTGTCCCGGTAGTGCCGGCATTGTGgaatgaggtcgcgggatggacCTGCCCATGCACTAGCTTGTTTATGCTCCGATACtagctgccggcgcggtaaatcaggtgaagcagtgggcactgacggGCCATGTGGTGATCGCTGTTTCTAAAGGTATATCGCACGTACGCGAATCCCAGAATCTCAAGATACGTCGGATGCGCCTGGTTTGATTCGGTTTCGCTGGCTCCGCGGCTCCCGCCTACCGATATTTGCACATATTTTTCTTAAATACGTTTATTTAGCTCAAAGAGGACCATTAGAAAAATAATATGCTTTTGTAAGGTCGTGGCGGGCAGCATTCGAAAAGCCCGACACGAACGAAATGGTGCTTCACCGCCTGGGTTTCTATAACGGGCACGTAGACCAgtgagtgcttttgcatttcaccaccaGCGATGATAGACCGTTGTTCCAGGAACATCAGGGGTGACTTCGAACTCGGCAGGCCAGTGCCGTAGCCACTGTGCCACCGGAACAGCTGTGTGACGCGGTGACCAAACACGAGCGACGAACATGTTCTTCCATAGAAGCATTTGCTTCCCACAGTGACATA
This genomic window from Dermacentor albipictus isolate Rhodes 1998 colony chromosome 9, USDA_Dalb.pri_finalv2, whole genome shotgun sequence contains:
- the LOC135919794 gene encoding zinc finger and SCAN domain-containing protein 22-like isoform X1, with protein sequence MAEERNNENTPPAFTFGDEATPRTSQEFFEGPSCTSDCCTTTSDDFFEDLWNAFKSLSYSEDVTGHTHVTESGISNSPPMASSSSSSHPQPSTSHAGTEEISAIPENIASIADEAWKYQWNTQPTPITGGTCNIDGVTDNGSTSYQHLGSTSSIDNARPSTSLAGMEEASASFEDYATRQCSRGAETAMAEESNNGNTPPAFTFGEEATPSTSQEFFEGTLCTPDYCATICDDSFEDQWILFDSLNDSKDGTGHTHVSESGITSSPFMASSSSVYPAQPSTSRAGMEEASAVPENIARNAPWTGGTEQRELCGACGNVSSRADALHGHAKEPTNDTAQICNACDQSPVKMSKSVEHFHNLTGKKHKCEACGKQFRWASDLAKHQLTHTDERRYKCEICEKMFRQAGHLRNHRRTHTDEKPYLCITCGRTYKCSSDLRKHERTHAGANRHTCQKCAKSFENNYNLKRHVGTQCGNSAFICDICDRFFMRNSDLLRHHRKKHADETPYECTHCGCRFADQETRDRHVCQKERRM
- the LOC135919794 gene encoding zinc finger protein 391-like isoform X4, yielding MSLKAESVIPRLWRPAAAAVTHSPVQATLARRKYRPFRKTSLGVTDNGSTSYQHLGSTSSIDNARPSTSLAGMEEASASFEDYATRQCSRGAETAMAEESNNGNTPPAFTFGEEATPSTSQEFFEGTLCTPDYCATICDDSFEDQWILFDSLNDSKDGTGHTHVSESGITSSPFMASSSSVYPAQPSTSRAGMEEASAVPENIARNAPWTGGTEQRELCGACGNVSSRADALHGHAKEPTNDTAQICNACDQSPVKMSKSVEHFHNLTGKKHKCEACGKQFRWASDLAKHQLTHTDERRYKCEICEKMFRQAGHLRNHRRTHTDEKPYLCITCGRTYKCSSDLRKHERTHAGANRHTCQKCAKSFENNYNLKRHVGTQCGNSAFICDICDRFFMRNSDLLRHHRKKHADETPYECTHCGCRFADQETRDRHVCQKERRM
- the LOC135919794 gene encoding zinc finger protein 250-like isoform X2, with translation MAEERNNENTPPAFTFGDEATPRTSQEFFEGPSCTSDCCTTTSDDFFEDLWNAFKSLSYSEDVTGHTHVTESGISNSPPMASSSSSSHPQPSTSHAGTEEISAIPENIASIADEAWKYQWNTQPTPITGGTCNIDGVTDNGSTSYQHLGSTSSIDNARPSTSLAGMEEASASFEDYATICDDSFEDQWILFDSLNDSKDGTGHTHVSESGITSSPFMASSSSVYPAQPSTSRAGMEEASAVPENIARNAPWTGGTEQRELCGACGNVSSRADALHGHAKEPTNDTAQICNACDQSPVKMSKSVEHFHNLTGKKHKCEACGKQFRWASDLAKHQLTHTDERRYKCEICEKMFRQAGHLRNHRRTHTDEKPYLCITCGRTYKCSSDLRKHERTHAGANRHTCQKCAKSFENNYNLKRHVGTQCGNSAFICDICDRFFMRNSDLLRHHRKKHADETPYECTHCGCRFADQETRDRHVCQKERRM